DNA from Biomphalaria glabrata chromosome 14, xgBioGlab47.1, whole genome shotgun sequence:
tagaaaaaaataactattttagtTTGTTTAGTTTACATTTTAGTTTCTAAAAAGTAAcaggatattttttaaaatttatttttttaaaatgttgaaacaaTGCTTATTGTCGACTTTTACGATGAACTACACAGGCATCCATATcttctttgtttagttttagctcctgtttacattaacatgcaataaaataaagcaaatcATAGTACAAGAAGATAAAgtgatatgaagaaatgtgggAAAGATGTAAGTAGCctaccaaaagaaaaaagttagaaggtaaaaaaaaggaagattatGAGagattttaaatgtcaaggacgctatattAAAATATTGCTATTACgaactaaaaatatattttattgtatttttaaagagaaagctTACACATTTAATTTACAGTGTtaaaaagtgcaaaaaaaaaaaaacaactttttaaactaCATGGCTGTTGAACATTTTCGATATTCTCTACCCTAGAAACACCAGcatagctagctatttatagttacccGCCATAGATGTACAACTCCAGTACTAAGTAACTTAAAGGATACTTCTTAAATATTCTCTGCTTTGTAATGGTCAGTTTTAAAATTGTTGTTAATTAAACTGCTATAAGAGTaataagaaaagagaaaggGTTAATTCAATTCAAAACACTAACAAGAACTTTTCCCCGAAGGCAACAAAACCCAAAAAACAGACACAGAAACATAATTGAAAGTATTTTGTTAcaacatgtaaaaacatttgTCTATTTCTTGTCCACACTCACCGACAAACAGACCGCCAACTAAAGCGAAACCAAGGGTGACCACCAGGGCGATAAGCTGGAAGACAGCCTGCTCCTTTGCTGATCTCCCTTGCCCGGCCTCGATTTGATGAACTTTGTTCAGTTCTGCTAGCTCTTGTGTTGATTCTTCCGGCGCCATTGCAGGAAACTGTCGATACAATCTGCGAAAGATGAACAACCTTACAATACTGGCCATTCTTGTTAGTTGTTACAGATAAAGGTCAAGATTGTATGCGCCATTTAAGTAATAATTACCTCTTAGTGGTCCCGTTTAAGACCTAAGAGAGAATCAGTCAGTCAACCATTTCTGATAGTACCTACAACAGCGTGTATATGTGATTCAGGTTGAGTTTAGTAccattaaaaattagattgacTGAATGAAAGTAACactgaaaaaactttttttgtaatttttttttcttttgcttgtttatttcatcaatgACGAACCGATCCAAACTGATTTtattaaacaacaaaaagtaGGAGATgatgtttttgaaaatattttttttatattttaatataattataataatattatattttttagaaaaactaAATAGCCAAATACACAACTGCTTCTTACAACTTGAACTTGGTGAAAATCTAAGCCGAGATCCGGAGACGCTAACCATTACATACCACTGACCATTCACAATCTTTTAAAGATTTACTTACGTATAACCATAAGTGTCTGTGTCTGCCATGGCTACAGTTATAGCTCCAGCCAAACCAGCCATGATTGCTGGCATGCCGTGAAGATTGTTAACACCGCATGTGTCATGGATTTTCAGCTTGGACTTCAGAAACGGCTGCAGAGTTGGaagaagaaagataactctAATCACTTTGAAATTTATAGTTTCAAAAAACATCACTGTTAAACCTTTGAGTTCAAAATGTTATTCAATGAACAGGATAATTGTTTTACTGATTATCTGCGacattgttataattatttCCCTTCTTTGCTTAAGTATTCGGACTCTATTTTAGTCATTATCCTtcctatttataaattaatctaattttttttacaattcctatATTCAGGTTGCACATTCATTGGCAAAAAACCTGGAACCAGGGTGAACACGAtcttcgaaaacggctctaacgatttacCTAGacatttgacagttgatgtatttgtggaaaaaatactagctcgttgaccacactgggaaaactctagtttgaccgttagaATTTTTGAAAgtataataaaacaatttacatTTGGCAAAAGGACaacttgccgcccaatgcaccGAACGAGCTGGAGGGTCTAAGTAAGTAAAaggactagaaaatatttaccTTGAGAAGGTTACACCCTCTGGTATTTTAATTTAGATTAATAGACATTCAGAAATAGCCcattgaatttattcaaagtctagatctatagacctattactagaatattataaagtctagtagatatatacattcgcttaacaaCGATTCTTtcacacgggggggggggggggggggggaaagggcgAAGCAAGTAAATCCATTCTAAAAATcgaacattcattagttattaagtgcAAAATATACACAACACCCGTTGTATAACGAAGACATtgtctttcttttaaagtttttgtttctttggttCTATTCTGGGAACAGTCtttttatatataagataaatttcgcactaaaaaaaattaaccacagtaatctgctctttgcactttcatttttattttccaaTCCCTTTTATATTCAGCGAGATAAAGAAGACAAAAGGATTAAAAGAAATGTGGTGTCCATACAATGGAACCCAAAGAGAAacgtaagaaaaagaaaagagaatgataGTGAGAGATTGTGAGAGAAGCAGACGACCGAAACCAGTGAAATGAAAGCCATTTGAAAAGATCACTGTCGCaaactaaatacatttaattGGTGTTTCAATTACAAGACACAAAGTTCACAATTGTAACAAAAATGTACTAAAATTGTCATATTGATTATAAACTTCGCTTTTCAATACTTCCTTATCCTGTacaaaagcttgctatttatagatatgCCTCCATCTTTGATCATGGCTTTTAATATCAGCTACCAGTATATGTGTAGAAATAACAAGGGAAGTAATGCTTAGAATAAAGCCGGCAAGATTGACCAAGGTCCACAATTAGTGTATAAATATGTTCGTTGTTGTAAAATTAGGTGTTTGAATAGTGAAGTCAACAAACATTGTACTATTCCTTTCAGAAGTCTGTATAATTGATTGAAGCGTGAAACTTACCGTGACATACTTGTAGCCCAAGGTCGACAACACAGCAGCCACCGAGCCGATAATAAGAGCACCGTAAGGGCGTATCATCATATCAGCGCTGGTGCCCACCGCCACCCCACCTGCTAGTGTCGCATTCTGAATGTGAACCTATTAGAAAAGATGTAGGAGAGTTTGTAATACAAGTTTGGTCGTTTAGTGGTTCCAAAGCCAATCAGAGACTGAGAAACTAGACAACGACAAAAATAGAACACAGTAGTGAACACTGACAAAACAGAACACTGACAATATGGATGACTGACAATATAGACGTCTGACAATACAGAAGACTGACAAAACAGAACACTGAAAAATACAGAACAGCTCAATACAGAAGACTGACAATAGAGAAGACTAACATTACAAAACACTGATAATACAGAACATTTACAATATAGATGACTTACAAAACAGAGCACTGACACTACAAAACACAGACAGTACATTGACAATACTGAATTATAATAGAACAGAGCATTGACAGAGCAAGACATTGACAGAACACCACATGGGCAAAACAGAAGTTTGAGAAAATatagaaatggaaagaaaatatttgaaaatccTCTATATTTTTGTCGTAGTTCTCCCAAGGTcacttttttactttctttgtcAACATGTGCCAGAGTCTACTAACTAGATATGTGTCAAACTTGATGTCTTTGTCAACATGTGCCAGAGTCTACTAACTAGATATGTGTCAAACTTGATGTCTTTGTCAACATGTGCCAGAGTCTACTAACTAGATATGTGTCAAACTTGATGTCTTTGTCAACATGTGCCAGAGTCTACTAACTAGATATGTGTCAAACTTGATGTCTTTGTCAACATGTGCCAGAGTCTACTAACTAGATATGTGTCAAACTTGATGTCTTTGTCAACATGTGCCAGAGTCTACTAACTAGATATGTGTCAAACTTGATGTCTTTGTCAACATGTGCCAGAGTCTACTAACTAGATATGTGTCAAACTTGATGTCTTTGTCAACATGTGCCAGAGTCTACTAACTAGATATGTGTCAAACTTGATGTCTTTGTCAACATGTGCCAGAGTCTACTAACTAGATATGTGTCAAACTTGATGTCTTTGTCAACATGTGCCAGAGTCTACTAACTAGATATGTGTCAAACTTGATGTCTTTGTCAACATGTGCCAGAGTCTACTAACTATGTCAAACTTGACACCTTTGTCAACATGTGCTACTGTCTACTAACCATGTCAAATTTGACGTCTTTGTCAACATGTGCTACCGTCTACTAACCATGTCAAACTTGACGCCTTTGTCAACATGTGCTACTGTCTACTAACCATGTCAAATTTGACGCCTTTGTCAACATGTGCTACTGTCTACTAACCATGTCAAATTTGCCGTCTTTGTCCACAAGGCTGGAGATGGCGAATGTGACCAAACAACAAGCCGCCAAGGCGTAATAAGTGTTGAGAACTGCCCTGTGCTGGGCGTCTTCCACTGCCAGGGCGCTGTTGAAGCTCGGCCAGAACAGCCACAGGAAGATGGTGCCTGAATCATATAGAACTGACTCAATAACttttatgtaaaataaatattattaatgacttttaaaattatGGTTACATTTCATTAAAAGTCTCACCAAGGAAATCCTCAACAACTGAACCTGCTTATTTCTGTCTCTTGACATTATAAAAAACTATTTATGAAATTACATTAGACTTACTAGTGTTATATCCAACGATTACAAAGTAATAATAACAGAGAACAAGAAAGATACAACAATACTTTAAAGAACAGTGCAATACGATGTGTGGCCTGTATAGATAATCCTGGCTTTTTGTTTcacatttaaacttttttttctcttgccaGCAGGAGTATTATTAATAGGTCAAGGTAAACCTCAGAATTTATGacgtaattacatttttttttttgaagtaacgtctgcaatcTATAAGCTAAGAATGATGCGGAAGGTAGATTAAGGTGAGACAGAGATCTATCTGTTCACCCTCCATTCATACGGAATGTTTGAGGTCAGTGTTTCTGGTTAATTAAAAACAAGCATTAAATATCCGGGTTCTCTGATAAGCCAGAAATCAACGGAGCGACGCTTCAGCTTCCATCGCGGCGTTTCGATGTTAGAATGAAAAATTCATCCAGGACTGAAGGACCTCTCTTGTTTCTTAGCGAGCAAGACTAGGTTTCAGCATCACACGTTCATTGTGGTGACGTAGAGAGTTATAATAGTTGTGTTTTAGTGGAGGTGCCAAGACAGGATTCAGATGTGAAATGTCTGGGAACAAAGGAAGACATTCAGTGTCCTCTGGCTATCTTTCTCGAAACaaactttataatttttaaatgacaggaacaaataatgtatttttgatAAAGACATTGAAAGATACGAAGTgatgggggcgggggggggctTAAGGAAATGAACATGCTAACGTTATTTCAAAACAGTTTGTTATTAAAAttacagacagaaagaaaaagacaagAAGGCATTAAAAGAGAGACAGCGAGTCatggggagaaagagagagagagagagaaaaagagagagagtcacataaagacagagaaagagagagagaatcgcagagagagagagaaagaaagtgagagagagagagtgagagagagagagagaatcacagagtgagagagagagagagaaacaagaaagagagagagagagagagagagaaagtgagagataaTCACAGAGAACGattcaaagagagagagaaagagccaggcacacagagagagagagagagagagtcacaaagagagagagagagagggagaatcacaaacagagaaagagagagagagagagagagaggaagcaagacagagagagagacagacagacagactgaaagAAACTGAAAAAGACACAGACAAAGAGAAACAGTAACCTTTGGatgttaaaatagttttaaagggACACCTTGAAAtgaacagaaaaacaaaagacgtccacagaaagaaaagacttacCAACGACTGCAAACATATCCGAGTGATAGACAGAGTTCTCTTTCTTGGACTGCTCTACTTCTGCGTTGTACAGCACTCGAGAGATGGTCAAGCCAAAGTATGCCCCAAACGCGTGGACGAACATTGAGCCACCAACATCCACCGCCTGTGGGGATGTCACGAGAAATGTTATTACTGTTGGCCAACACGTTTTCATGACAATAACATGCTCTCGATTTCATAACCATATTTGTGTTTTTCTCCAATGAGTTCTGGTGCTTTGGGCAGCCCAAAATATCAGAATGTTGGGTTTTACAACAAACGCTGCCCGTACACTTGGCTCAACGCACAGACTAgatacaaaacatgaatcaaacgaaaaattgatcaattattatatcaattagtcgtaattacttcattttgttttacatagagACAGTCCTAGTTGAGTACTGTTAAGtagtgtagagaattaggtcattgccttaaaatttgaaactaatatacataactataaaaccttttattttcattggcaCTCGGCTGGCTTATCGTGTCAGCTTTCCATCAaagaggcttgagccctcgaaTTCGAATTTATATcgagcaactttaaaaaaataaattattttaaaattgcgATTGAAAAGCCatcacggaaaccttctctcagataccccACAGCTTCCCAACTTGTCCacacaagtgataggaccatag
Protein-coding regions in this window:
- the LOC106061177 gene encoding ammonium transporter Rh type A-like, translating into MVSVWLSKLKFPLTIAILQVLFIILYAVFIDYDATASPPKTLVNSTQEESGAAMVHKYYAMFQDVHVMMFIGFGFLMMFLRRYGFSSVGLNMLIAALCIQWSTLIGGIIHHHGDTFTVSITTMLTSDFASASILITFGALLGKTSPLQMVFVTMFGIVLFAANEYIGLVVLQAVDVGGSMFVHAFGAYFGLTISRVLYNAEVEQSKKENSVYHSDMFAVVGTIFLWLFWPSFNSALAVEDAQHRAVLNTYYALAACCLVTFAISSLVDKDGKFDMVHIQNATLAGGVAVGTSADMMIRPYGALIIGSVAAVLSTLGYKYVTPFLKSKLKIHDTCGVNNLHGMPAIMAGLAGAITVAMADTDTYGYTLYRQFPAMAPEESTQELAELNKVHQIEAGQGRSAKEQAVFQLIALVVTLGFALVGGLFVGLLLKYCQFLGQPSGDKFFDDSLSWHVPPESNSEASLDGHGANSSASKADTSRSVLFSGHVDKGDMTLEESAFLSDDKV